The following is a genomic window from Rhododendron vialii isolate Sample 1 chromosome 9a, ASM3025357v1.
aagcagtaaactggtttttagcatgcataaaggtgataagataaaataaaacaagaacagGATGATCGGTGGTCCCCACGCCAGTGGTGCACGTACAGCCATAACTGGTGCACGGCTTGTATTTACTGGCGCGCGCCACTTATCATCACACACGATCATTGATTCTTTGCCAGCTTTAAggccaagactggtattgattaccagccttgaccctgctagcaCCCCTCAGAGGTCAGAACAGGACACAGAACAAAATGTGGTATACCTTTTATTGGCCTTTGGTGGaaggtttgagctttgaacttgtaGTTTGAAGGATGGATGACGGGTATGAGGGTGTGATGAGTGTATGGAAGAGGGTTGGCTTTCTATTTCAACTGATGGGAGAAGAAAGAGTgcaagaagaaagagagagagggcttgAATGCTCTTTAAAAGTCttaaccttgtgaaccccttgcatatatATGCAccgggggtatttataggccaggaGTGGACTGAGGAGAGggctgatcagttgggttaagggctggttaGGTTAGGaagagagcctcccatgcattaaatgcatgggactaggtgatgggggatgtgggagagagaggggaacgtCTCTGCAgagtataatcatcaggggaactgtagcctacgtcagggtggccacaaaagtcccgagaacgtggttgaatagtgatatttAACCAGGTTTGACTAGCGTACGCCGAAGATTTACTTGCGTGTGCCGGTAAGAACTGAGTCAACGGTTGATGACTGACATGTGGCAgttgaccggcgcacgccgGCATGGTACTGACGTAAGCgagtatggttttgctgaggccatttggttctggcttaaAGGGTCTGGGTCAGGCTTGAcaaaggtttgaatgaggttcaggacgctcaaagctcaaacacaccactagcctcggggtgttcttgaccacaatcatcattggggaatcaaaatcaGTAAATAAACTGGtttggacagtccaaaatagggtgtctacagtagcccccctttgacagCACTTGAAACACCATTgatttggtacaagtaacgtcaaaggttttctaaaCACCCTCTTCTAGGCTATCCAGAACAAGACATACATGAACTTTAAGAACTTGTTGGGTTGAGTCCGGCCAAGCGAATCATTGAGGAAAATTGCCGCTGCCGGGGATAATATAGATGGGTGGACCGCCGCTTAATTGTATTGGAAGGGCAgcacagggctccataaaaggCGGACTTTCCTGGGGAATAACCCTCTGCAAGAGCATCGACTCTATTGGGGAAAGAAGatatttggacggatggaccgtcgttgatttgaaattggacggatagatcgtcattgatttgaaattggacggatggatcgtcgttgatttgatcaTATgggcctctgcttggggatgggtcCACCACAGGTACCAATGTGAAACTGGGCCACTTAGGCTTTCATGCCGAGAATGAATTTCGACTCCAAAAGTgatttgggcctgaggcccagaTAACACTGGCGTACGCCGGAAAACCTGATCGGCCCGAGCCTAGATCCAGCCCAAACCCAGCCCAGCTACTCTCTCATGTCGTATAAACTTCTAAGCCAGTGCAGAAACCGCCATCCTTCGGCTTTGAACTCCCTGGGGCTTCCAAACTCCCTCAAATCTCTTAATCTCTTCCTCATTCTTCCATTTTTCTCCAAAACCCACGTTCCTATACTCATCCATGGCAGAAcccagtggtggtggcggcaatggcaATGCCGGTGAGGAGGAAAACCAACCAAGGGGTGGCATCGAGACTCCGGGGTCTCCAATCGACGATCAGACGGCCCCAGAAGCGTCGTGGATCACTGATGCAGAGGTTCCAAGTGGTGGCAGCGGCGATGGTGGCCATGCAGCAGAGGGCGGCGACGGCGACGGGCGGCGTAAGCCAGGGGCGGTGGGGCGTACGCCAGCTGTTGCTGAGCCAGGGGGTCCACGGGTTCGTCGTCTAAACTCAAGAAGTGGTGTAGAGGGGTTAGTGATCACCGGCCTGGGCCCGGCCGGAGCCGACGACAGCGGCAGTGGTAGTGGTGGCGATGATGGTCGGTCGGAGACACCACCTAGAAACCCGGCAAGGGGTAAGGACCCGATGGTTGAGGAGGGGATATCCGGGGAGTTACCTGTAGAAGAGGTTGAGTTTAGGCCTACAGTGGGGCCTTCGGTGCACGTTCCTATTACGCGCGGAGACTTTGCCGAGTTTGTGACAGAGGAGgagcttggccgtttgctccgAGAGAATctgggggtggtggctgcagtgaTAGCAGCGCGAGAGGATCGGCAAAGACAGGTTGAGAGAGtccaggaggaggagcgcttgagagCGGAGACTGAGAGagccagggccgaggaggaggcctttgcgCGTGAGACCGAGTTAGCCGAGGAGGCTTAGGGGGAGGTATGGTCATTCGAGCGTGCAGTGACACTTGCGGAGTCCTTACGGCaggcaccccgtgctaggtttgtTGCGGACACGTACATTTTACCGGAGCCACACTTGTTCATATCGTCCGGGGTTGAGAGCCTCGCGCCTCTGCGGGATAGTTATGACGCAGAGCTCGTACTGAGGGATCTAGAGAGGCACCTATCTGTGGATTAGGCGCAGGTATATTTCTGGACTTGCTTTGATGTTCATGTTATGTCATTGTAACTGTACGTAGCTTGAATTGGCGTAGCATAGCTTGCAATGCACGTAGGTTAAGACCTTGAACTGTAACTCAACTTAGTAAGTAGAATTTGATAGTATACCTCGACCTTGGAACTTGATTCGACTGATAAAACACTTGTCATATAGCAAAATTGGAGCGTAGAGCATCAATAACTTAGACGAAATTTGCCAAGGCCAAGCTTGAATCAATTGTAGGCTGCTTCGACTGATGACATAGTCCCTTGAACTTGAATTCGGCTaggtagattgccatgacatgatGAACGAAACACCTTTGAAATCGACTGAAAAAGTGTACCCTGATGAATACTTAGATAGATAACATGCCTGATAGAGTTGCTCTTTGACACTTCCTGCgttcagcatttcaatatatacaatatgcacaatgtatgctaagCATTTAATGACTATGACCATGCAGGGACaggctagggcggctcctaggagaaaaagcgTGCGGCTACTTCCACAGAAGAAGACAGCTGGATCCTCCTCCACTCCGGCCACTACACAGAGGCGGGCCAGCTCTGCAAGGCCAGGGACTAGAGGAGTCGAGATTGCTTCCAGGAGCGATGAGCCACAGTTCCGcagagagctgaggaagaggcctgcagagaagaggccAGCGGAGGGGCCATCccagaagaaaagaagagaagaggaggaggaagaggaagaggaggaggtgcaGTCGCCCTTCAACAGCGGCTCCGACGACATTGCCGACGATCCTGGGTTCAGGATAGAcccaaaggagagagaggacGATGACGACGAGGACCTCTTCGACGACTAAGGGCTACCACTGAGCTTCAGTCACTTTGCTGTCTTTTGACTTTGATATTTGATACTCTACTTTGGAGATGGGGGCCTACgtgcctttttgacttttaGGCGGATGTGCCTAATACATATTAGTCCTGCTTTGCTCAGGCCGTTGTGCCGCTTTAGTACATTCCGTCCTTTTGCTTTGTAGACATCGACTTGCTAGTATATAATAACTATGTTTTCCGTTTATTGATCTCCTTTTGATGGGCATTTGGCAGAAGAAAGAATAAACCATCCACTAATACCTAACATGCATTGATAAATGATCTGAATTGACAAATCCACACTTGCACATGTGCACGACTGACCTAGCTCGAAAGAAAAGGATAGGAAAGCCTCAGGATATGACACGTACCCCAAGACACACGggaaataatgaaattttgggcattaacggGCCAAAACTCGAAGTTCTCCTAAACAAGGGCAACTGACACTTTGACATGACCCCATAAGTGCTCCATGACTTGTACGAATTGACAAAACTGGCAAGGCATGCCCCGAGGCGAGGGATACactgaaaaatgctaaaaatgtcacaaaaatggacataaaaCACAAAAGATGACTCAATTTAGTCCCGGACCGAAACCCAACACCCccgtacagtcacattaggCTCATATGACGCgcatggtatgacaaaacttggcaaaagcccttGGAATGGATTTTGACTTCCCgaaaccttgatttgaactGAAACGAGCCACCGGACATCTGAAATCTTTGTTAAACGCGACGCTTGGTATCCGGCGTTTTGACATAGTCCCATATACCATTCATGACTTGTGTGAACCACCAAACCTGCAAAACAGGCCTCGAGATCAAAAATGCACACTCAACGACAGTAGCTGCTGCAGAACCTGTTTCTGGTACTTTGACTAGCGTGCACCACGATTGGAATGGCGTACGCCAAGATCGGGGGACACGTATACGCCAGTAaataactggcgtgcgccgatTTGGTAAAATGCAGATCCACTTGTCTGACCAAACGTCCTTTTTCTAGGAGCCCTTGTCTTCATTTCCACACATTTTGAACACGGTTTCTGGGCTTTCAGGAGGCAGAGTCCTTGCTTGTA
Proteins encoded in this region:
- the LOC131299685 gene encoding uncharacterized protein LOC131299685; the protein is MAEPSGGGGNGNAGEEENQPRGGIETPGSPIDDQTAPEASWITDAEVPSGGSGDGGHAAEGGDGDGRRKPGAVGRTPAVAEPGGPRVRRLNSRSGVEGLVITGLGPAGADDSGSGSGGDDGRSETPPRNPARGKDPMVEEGISGELPVEEVEFRPTVGPSVHVPITRGDFAEFVTEEELGRLLRENLGVVAAVIAAREDRQRQVERVQEEERLRAETERARAEEEAFARETELAEEA